GATTGAGAAGTTGCTGCATATATAAACCTGCTATTTATTATAATTGGGACTTTTACATTGCTCTATGGTCAGAAGTAGTCTTAATATTCTGCTTTAACCACTTAAACCTCCCTTCTGAAGGATGACATGAAATGATTTCTGGCTAGTGAGGCCTTCAAAAATAATTGTAACATTTCAGAAGGATCCTTGATTAgccctctttattattattaataataattagtggtatttgttaagcagtaactATTGTGCCactcactctactaagcgctggggtggatacaagcaaatcgggttgggcacagaccatgtctcacgtgggctcacagtcttaatcccatttgccagaggaggcaactgagacccagagaagttaagtgacttgcccaaggacatacagcagacaagtggcagagccaggattagagcccacgtctttctgactccgaggcctgtgctctatccattagaccatactgcttctctagaggtcatgggttcgaatcccggctcttccacttgtcagctgtgtgactgtgggcaagtcacttaacttctctgtgcctcagttacctcatctgtaaaatggggattaagactgtgagccccacatgggacaacctgattcccctgtgtctaccccagtgcttagaacagtgctctgcacatagtaagcgcttaacaaataccaacattattattattctcttaattATAATGAAATCTAGTTTAGCAAAGCAAAGACTTCCGGTTTCTTTCAGATGTGGTACCCAGTTGCTACTAGTCATGATGAAGTAATTAGTGTGTGTAATCTGAGGGGCTATTTTGAATATTTATTTCTGAGCTAGACAAAGATTGTTTCATAAGCTTTGAACTCAGTGCAAAGTCTTCTCGTGTAATAAtattagtggtggtatttgttaagtgcttactctgtgtcaagcatcaaactaagtactggggtagatacaaaataatctggtcagatGACATCCCTGTCCTTCATCAGATTcatcgtctaagtaggaggaggaacaggtattaaatctctgttttacagatgaggaaactgaggcacagagaagttacacaaagcaggcaagtggcagtcaggatttgaatccaagtcttttgactcccacgcccatgcttttTCCGCTGGATTATgtaggccttccccagttaatctccAATATCCCCAGGTAATATCTGCCAACTGCCTCTCCAGCACTTTTCGTGCAACACTTGTTtgcctatttgtaaattattttagaatCCATGAACCCTGCTAGATCATctgctccttgaggatagggatcatgtccattTACTCcatttctcccaaatgtttagtacagtgttctacactcacAAGCTATTGATTGATCATCTGCGTGTATTTAACAAAGTCGCTGTCCGTAGACCAGTATGTTATGCTACGCTACCTTTACTGATATGTTAGCATAACTTTGGAACCTTTTCACCTTGTTTGACATTTGAATACATTTGagtcttctctctgcttccacccacatattcaatttgccaccaaatcctgtcgtttctgccttcacaacattgctaaaatccaccttttcctctccaaccaaaccgctactatgctgatccaagcatttatcgtatcccaccttgactcccgTATCTCCTTCCtaactgacctcccggcctcctttctctccccactccaatctatacttcactctgctgcacggatcatttgtcaacaaaaacattcagtccttatctccctgctcctcagaaacctcaaatggctgcccatccagctctacatcaaacagaaactcctcactgttggctttaaagcagtcagtcatcttgccccatcctacctcacctcactaatctactagattccagcccgcacacttcgctcctctgacgccagctaactcactgtgcccccatcttggctctctcactgccagcccctttCCCAGGTCCTCCCCGCCTCACATACAGCAGACCGCCTCTCTCTTTCtagcttcaaagcattattaaggtcacaccttctccaagaggccttccccagtgaagCTCTCTTTTTCCCAATTTGCTCTCCCTTATGCATTTtgatccatgacctctggacatttgctaTTGCTTCCCCCCGCCTCAActacacagcacttaggtacatatcttcaaGTTATGtattataaactacttattcACGTTAAGTCTGTGTccacgtctagactgtgagttcgacgtgggcagggaacgtgtccattctgtcgtattttactctcccaacagcttagtacagtgctttgcacattgtaagctctcgataaataccatcggttaatCAGCATAACTTTGGAACCTTCTCACCTTGTTTGGCATTTGAATACCAGCCATGAAAACTACATATGGGTCCTTACCTTAGAAGATAAGCGTAATAACATGTCTGTATCTTTTCAGCAGATTTGCTGTTGAAATTTACATTAGCAAAATGAACAAAGATGCACAGATGAGAGCTACAATCAACCAGAAACTGATAGAAACTGGAGAACGGGAACGGTAAGTTCTTTACCAGGTAACTTCCTTAGCCTATAAGCATACTTAAACTGTGGTAATATCTTAAGTTCTTAAATGCTGAGGGGAAAAACAGATTTTGCTTGTAGTATCGGTAGAAAAGGGGATTGAAAGAATCCTTTATTATCCATATCTCAAGGGAGCTaaattcagttaaaaaaaaattgactctTTTCATATGAGGATCATTGTGGACTGGAAAGTTGGATACCCTGTGCACCTTGTTACAGGGGCCTGGAGAATTAAAAGCATTTCGGGAAGCAACGTGAAAAGTTGAGGACCAAGAGCAATCCACAGGGCTGGATGGAGTGGAGGACAGGGGGAGGATAACTGAATGTTGACAGTCTTCCCTTCCCAATAGCATTACTCATCAACTCAATATCAGTTTAATTTTAATAATCCATTTTTTTTACAGCCTTAAGGAGCTGCTGAGAGCAAAATTAATTGAATGTGGCTGGAAGGATCAGTTGAAGGCCCACTGTAAAGGTAATGGGCGTTCGGTCCGAGCGGACCTGCTAAACTCGTGTCGGAAGATGATGCCGACAGTAGGATCACATACGTGGGTTTAAGTGTCCCCGGACGGATGGTCTGGAGACTGTTTTTTCCAGCCAGCGCCTTACTTAGCTAGGTGAACGTTGCATCCCTGTTCAGACACGGTGGAGATTGCTAAGTGTCTTTGGtatctctgggagtcagaaagggatgggagagggagaaagaagcaaaGTGATCTTTCTGCCGACAGTACATGCCTTTGAAACTTTTCTGCAGTAGTGGTGGTGGGCCTCACTCTCTCAGCTGACCTCCATGAAGTTAACAGTGTGCTTCTCCAGGTGGCCTGTGAGAGTAGCAGGTGCATTCCATAGTTCTTAGCCTTCTTTCAGTAGGCGATACTGCGgagtctcacctgtctctcctATGCCATTTCGGAATGTGACACTGGTTATTGGCCGCCTTTAGGGTTAGGGGTCTTTTTCACGGATAGATAGCTATGTCAATGGATGTTTGCAATTAGAAAAATACCCCAGCAAGGGTGAAATAGGAGAAAATTTGGTCCTGTGTGTTCAAGTATGTGCTCAGAATTGTTTGTAAAACTAAAAGTAACTTTTGTGGGGTTCTTGCCCAGAGATTTCTCCTATTTCCCCAGATAACTCTACCTCCCTCAGCCATCTTCCTCTACCCCCTGCCCCTACAGAAAAAGCATTCAGCCTTTCATGGCTGCACACCACGCCATCTGAGCGGGGATTGGTCACTCAGACATTCTGAAAGGGAGCTGCAGAACTTGCCAATATCTTGGTTTCCTAGCCAATTTTTAAGTAAAGAACAAAAGGGCTTTGGCACATTGGAAAACGTACTCTCTCCTCCATatttattttctcttcccccatttcccacccacctccctttTACAGCATTCTTCCTCTGTTCCAAGAGAATCTCTGGAAACGGAAGGGAGGAGTGtgactttcctttctttccctgacCTCTTGGTCATAGCAACAGTGACCCCATCCTGGAGTAACAACAGCAGAGGTTGGCGAGAAGCAGTGTtctggggacgggaggggaaagCCAGGACTGCTACCGAGGAGGCTTTAAGTCTTTCAGCCATGAAGCTCGGTCATGTTTGGAGATCAAAAAGCATAACTGCATGCCTCAACATGCAAACTCTTTAATGGGAGTGAAGGGGTGGAGTTTGAAGCAAGAGTAAGATGATGATACTATAAACTGGGCACATGCTTGGGGGATTTTAGTTTCACTTATAGTCATAGGTTGGAACATTACAAAGTTTTGATTGTATTTGTACTGAATAGACCATATTACCAGTAACTATTAAATATAGATTTtagtcagagggagagaggaccgtTAAATGTTTTAACTGCATCTGCAACTTGAGTTAGAATCCTTACTGATGTAGAACACTTTCTCCTTTCCACTCTACACAGAGAAACAAAATAACCTAAACATAAGCCATAGAAATCTAGTCCTGTACCTACTGTTAGGAAAAACGTTTTCTGGCTTGTTTTAACACTCTCTCTTGTATTCCTTTACCCAAAGATGTGATCAAAGAAAAAGGACTGGAGCATGTTACTGTCGATGACTTGGTGACAGAAATCACACCAAAAGGCAGAGGTAAGACAGAGTTGTTTAAATAAAATGTTTGTAATAGTTGTGAGACCTTAAGAAGAAACCCACAGGAAATTTGATAATTAGATCCAGTAGGATTACCGTATAACTGTAGACAAGGGGATCAGCGACTAATGTCAGGTGACCTGAATCCAGACAACTTGACTGTTTAAATAGTCTACAATTCATGTACAGCTAAAACTACAAGATGCATCTGACTTCATCTCTGTACATGTAATTCAACCAAAGGGAGAATAAGAAGcccagtggatatagcatggcctgggagccagagaacctgcgttctaatcctgcctccatcactcccctgctgggtgaccttggtcaaatcacttaacttctctgtgcctcagtttcctcaactgcagaatggggattcaatactcgttctccctcctacttagactctgagccccatatgggacagggattgtgtccaacctggttaactggtatataccccagcgctttggacatatagtaagtgcttaatatataccatcaaaaaaaaaattaaactcttTCTCTCTGGGTTTTGGATAGCCACACCTTTTTGTTGCTAGCTGGACTAAGAGAGCAACTAACTGCTCTCCCAGGCATCTTAGCtggtcactctccctaccttcaaagccctactaaaatcatatcttctccaaaaggctaggtaagccttcatttccccctaTTTGCCCACCCTGTGCCGCACCTATGCCCTTGGGCCtctaccacttaagcactttggctttcactctacctccatagcacttacatacatacaagTACAtgtcccatctgtaatttattttactgtctgtctccctttctaatcTGCAAACTCTTAATgagaaaggatcatgtctacctcttTGAttgtatttcactttcccaactgctgagtacagagctctatacacaggacacactcaataaatgccaatgattggcTGACCTCAGTCACTCTGGAGAGGACGTGAACTACTTCCCCAAAATACAAGAGAGTAGTTTCAACCCTGGTTCATAATCCATAGCCAGCTTTGAACTCAAGTCGGGAGCCGCTGGGCAAGAGGGAATGCCCTGGtctttgggagaagaggaaccagTCTGGATATGGGTGTGAGCGTGTGCTTGTTTGGTgtgagaaaggggaagaagttccGAAACAAAATTTAGGAACTTAGGGgccggggggaaaaggggaatatTAGCTATCTTATCTGGTTGGGAAgcaggtgagcagggaatgtgtctgttactgttatatcgtactgtcccaagcacttagtagagtgctctgcacacagtaagtgctcagtaaatacaattgattggctggctgactgactgacattagtTCTAGACAGTCTCGGTGTCACCCTAGTGTAGTGGCATGATTTTAGGTATTGAAAATAAGCCTGACCAGAGCCCTTAGCCTCATTCCCATCAAGTCTCATTGGAAAAAACTCCCACCTGTGTTGGTTATTTAATTGTCTGAAATAATTAGGATTGCCTTAAAAACAGATTTCCAAATGAAATCGGCACAAAGATTAGAAAAGTTTAACTATTATTTTAAAACACGTTTCCTCGACTTCAGAATGACAGGGTTCTCAACCTTTTAGGGGATAGATGTGCTGAGGCATATTTAAAAAGTATGTCCATCTCTACTGAGCATAAAGCACAATTGTGACTGGGCTTAGAGAGCACTGCTGGGTAAACAATTGGGAACTGCCCTTGCTCCCCCAGAtttttcattccttctttcaattgtatttattgagcgcttactgtgtgcagaacactgaactaagcgcttgggagaatacagtactacaataagcagacacactccatgcccacgatgagcttacagtctagaagggagtatttattgaacattaagTACTCGGGAGACTATGATAGACTTAGTAAACACcattcctactctcaaggagcttcgaaTCCAGCGATcaaggcagacattgaaatcatTTGCAGATAATAGTAAGAAGGAGAAGTGAATGTACGAATTGGTGCTTAGCAACATTTTCAAGAATGTGTAGAGAAGCACTACAGGTGCTTATTGAGTTTACAAATACTTTGAAGCGGTAGTTCAGGTATATAAAACTTGGTgggaagagaaattaattgaAAAAGCCTTCTGGGGGCAAtattttcagaaggattttgatgaCAAGAGTTGTGTACTGGCAGATTTGAATGGCTAGGGAGTTCCAGAATGGGGAAGGACATGAACAAAAGGTTGGAGAACAAGACACTTtgagtaggttaacttgagaggTCTTTAATTTTTAAGTTttcctgtgaagcagtgtggcctagtgaaaagagcacaggaatgggagtcagaaggacctacctggtttgtaatcattcattcattgaatagtatttattgagcacttactatgtgcagagcactgtactaagcgcttggaatgtacaaatcattaacagatacagtccctgccctttgacgggcttacagtctaattgggggagatggacagacaaaaacaatagcaatataatCCTTATATAATTACATATAAggattatatattttatatatatatgtataatatatatataatccttatataattatataataatataatcctgtctccaccacttgtctgctttgtaaccttggtcttaacttctctgtccctcagtttcctcaaatgaaaaatgggaatgaaacaaatacctattctccctcctacttagactgtgagactctgaTTAACCTGGGTCTGCCTCAtcgcttataatagtgcttggcacatagtaaatgctgaacaaatattttttaaaaatcaagtatTTTTTCTGGAAGTGCAGTCCAGAAAAGACCCTATACGAAGGGTGGGTGGGGCAGGATGTCTCAATAAGCACTATAAATTGGAAAGGCAAGAATGGACACTGAATATTTGTTGTTCTCCAAAGGAGCTGGGGTAGCCATGGAAATTGTTTAGTATCATGGAAAAGGTTCAAAGAAAATTTCCAAGCGCCAGATTGGGACAGAGAATGAACTGTAGCTGTCAACATGATTTTattgagctctgcacatagtaagtgctcaataaaccactgattgattgggacacCAAAATGAAAAATTAGGGAAGGAGGAACAATGGAATTATGTGGAAATTCTTGTCATCCTCTTTTATGCAAACCCTCTCCTGAAGAGAAGTTCTAGAAAAGTTTCGTACTGAAATCTGTTTATTTAGAATCGCTGTAGAATcccatatatttttatatattttagaATCCCATATATTTTTTCATATCCAGCTTCAAGCACAaattagtgctcaatagatgctaagCATGaactttatttttaataatttcaAAATAAGCTACCATTAATTTTGCCTGAAAAATTTGTTGAAATGTATTTAAGGTATTTAAGGAATTGTTTTTTGAGGGAGATCTTGAAATAAAGTTGACTGAAATGACAGGTCTGTAGTTCTTAATCCAGATTCACGAATGTAACCTTTTTGTGTTACTCCTTATTCTTATGTTTATATTTCAGCCCTGGTACCAGACAGTGTGAAGAAGGAGCTGTTACAGAGAATAAGAACCTTCCTGGCACAGCATGCCAGCCTCTAAGGTTGAATTGAATCTTGTATATATGTGTCTGTACGTTAGAATTATTGAGACATGCCACTAAATAGGAATTCCAGAATATAAATTCATTTTTGGTATGTGAACTTTCTTAAACTTATGTTAAGAAAAAACTTTTTGTGAATGAGTCTGTTAAAAacttttattcttttttctttttccattttcttccaaaACAGGAATAGTGAGTGAAACATGATTCaactcctcctcattttccagttttaACATATTGATCAAAAGTGTGTCGGTGAAAATTACCTCAGGTTTTTTTTGCTCTAAATATGATCCCACTGCAAATTGTACTCTGAAGGATTTAGTATGTAATCTGCTATTTTAAGGTAACTGTAAGGTAACTCTACTTTCCACTAAATAAAGAGGGAAAATGACCAAAGTTATGGATAGTGCATTATTATCTAAAGTCATCCTTTTAAGGAAAGGTGTGGAagcataaattaaaaataaactttTGTTCTCTTGACACAGTCTTTATTCTTGATTTctaaaacttgattttttttcaggaaCGGTAAATTTCCTCTAAAATGAAATGATTGATGTTTTAAAGGTTGCTTTTCTGTTGTGCTTTCTTGTAGAAAAATATTTAAGAAAGTGAAAGTAAAACTAGTTCATCAAATTTAGAGGTCACTGAACACATTTCAAGTGATTTAGttggcattttattcattcagctcTCTAGTCCATCTCATTGTTAGGACATTCATATTACTGCTGTACAAAGGTAATATGTTGATGGCCCTGCCCATTAATAGAtctgcactaaaaaaaaaaaacgaatgaGGGCAAGAATGATCAGGAATGGGATGGGCTTTTCTCTTCCTGTTTTGATCTAAGGTTAGTTTATAATAGCAATCAGAAAACAGAAGAGCCTTTTCAATAGTTAGAAGCCGAGCTAGCTAATGAGGCAAAGGATGGAATTGCTTTcaaatatcaattttttttaaaaggtatttaaatgcttactatgtggcaagcactttactaaggactggggtgatacaagcaagttgggttggacacagtccatgtaccacatggggctcaaagtcttaatctccattttacagatgagctaactgaagcacagagaagttaagtaacttgtccgggtgacacagcaggcttgtcgcagagccaggataagaactcaggtctctgactcccaggcccatggatgTCTTCTAATAATGCCCAGGTTTATGGATTAATGTTATCCCACAGTTTTGAATTCTAATGGGGCATGTCCACGTATTTTTCCTTAAATCTTCCGTATTGGTGTCATAGTAGAGATTTGAAGTAATGTGATTTCTGTGACCTCTCTTATAAATGTAAATTGAAATCAGAAATACTATATGTTAGAGAGAAAATCAACCCAAATTACTTTTATAAAGGGTACCATTTTGATGAGCAGGGCCAAACTGGGAACTAGTTGGCTCTATGATTGGCAATTCCATGTAGTAATActttccatattttcaccaatgGCTTTAGTTTTTACTTAACCCAGGAAAGTTGCGGTATCCATTCAGAAGCCTATCTGAGAAGTACTCCCTGGCCCTAGGTTCTTTTCTGGAATAGCTTATGGTTAGTCATTCGTTAGGTTCATTTAAAATCAGTCCCCACCCACAGTTCCCGAGCTGACACACCAAGAAAAGCAACAGATTTTCCCAGAATATTCCAACATTATACCTAAAAACAATTTGCCAGGAAACACATTTGACCCCTTCTATACTTCCAACTTCTTCATCTACAAAACAGATCAGTCTAATAATAACCACCTCCAGACACTGAGGAAGACCAGGTTCTAAACTATTATGTGCAGTAAAGAGGGTTGCCATCTGGTGAGATAGTGAGATTTGCTTGGCTCCTTCCCAGTGGTCTATTGACTGAGGGCTGGGCCATGGAAAGGCATGCAGAAGGGGACACTAAGAGCCAATGCCAGCAGGAATCAACCTTGTTAGCTCTCTGGGTTTCTGTGACTTCTCTTCCCTTCAATCCCTGCCCCATTATCCCTTGGATTTctgtcctccttcttctttctccatgTTCCCGCAGCCTTCTCCTTCAAGCTAGAAACCcccatttattcagtggtatttattgagtgtgtactatacgcagagtactgtactaagctcttgggaaagtacaatacaatcaaatcagcaGCGGAcactttctctccccacaacaagctaacaatcTCTGCTTCCTATCCTTTCGtcacttcccccactcccatccacccctctcttccttctctccttcatttcacaaatcttgtctctcccatccctcatcttttctttctcaacaaatcctgtcaggcTTTTGCCCTCGACGTCTCGGTGaaccgccccttcctctctgtctgagCAACTGCCACACTGGCCCAGGCCTTTGTCATATTCCAGTCTGACTAAAGCAACAGTTTCTTTTGATGGTCTCACTGCCTCAAATCTCACCCCTCATCGGGCTGTACTTCACTGTTTCCTGtatcgtttttctaaaatattacCACATctctccatcaagcagaaacttgtaACTCTTGgctttaattctgttgtactctcctaagtgcttaatacaatgctgagGACACAGAGCACTCACTTTTGGTTAATAAAGTGATTtaattaatcagtgttatttattgagcacttactgggtgcagaatgctgtattaagtgcttgagggagtacaacatCATAGAGTTGgtacttgatccctgcccacaaggcagttAATCAACACCTCCCTACTTACTCTTCTTCAttgttcaatcagtgatatttattgagcacttactgggtgtggagcactgtaaagagcttggaagagtagactacaacagagttggtagacatgtttcctccctccaccactctcttgctcacacccttcctatgcctggagctccttccctttcaaatctAACAGAACACAGCTCTCTTCGTCTTTAAATCCTTtctaaaatccatctcctccaagaggtcccgAAGTTACATCCCCCAACTGCCACCTGAGTACTCGGAATCTGATCACATGCCTCtggtctgtaaattccttatgagaagggaatgtgtctgccaacactgttgtattgttctctctcaagcatttattgcagcactctgcccacactaagccctcagtaaacaccattcatCAGCCGATTGATATGTTACATCGCTAGCCCGTAAGCACCAACTCAGTCAATCAAGTtgactatattaagcatttg
The Ornithorhynchus anatinus isolate Pmale09 chromosome 4, mOrnAna1.pri.v4, whole genome shotgun sequence genome window above contains:
- the ENY2 gene encoding transcription and mRNA export factor ENY2 → MNKDAQMRATINQKLIETGERERLKELLRAKLIECGWKDQLKAHCKDVIKEKGLEHVTVDDLVTEITPKGRALVPDSVKKELLQRIRTFLAQHASL